Below is a window of Fibrobacter succinogenes DNA.
GCCGTCCATCTGAGCAGCACCAGTCACCATGTTCTTCACATAGTCAGCATGCCCCGGGCAGTCGACGTGTGCGTAGTGACGGTTAGCGGTGGTGTATTCGACGTGAGAAGTATTGATCGTGATACCACGAGCCTTTTCTTCTGGAGCGTTGTCGATTTCGTCGAAACGCTTTGCAGCGGCGAGACCCTTAGCTGCGAGAGTCGTGCAGATTGCTGCAGTAAGAGTGGTTTTACCGTGGTCAACGTGACCGATGGTGCCGATGTTGCAATGCGGCTTACTTCTGTCAAAATGTTCTTTTGCCATTATTCTATCTCCATTTTAGTGAGAGCCCAGATCGGGAGTCGGACCCGAGACCTCTTCCTTACCAAGGAAGTGCTCTACCACTGAGCTACCTGGGCATAAGCCCTACGATGCCTTTAGACACCGTAGGGCTAGATTGTCGTGGGCCGTCGTGGTTTCGAACCACGGTAGGCGTAAGCCAACGGATTTACAGTCCGTCCCCTTTAACCACTCGGGCAACGACCCATTATGTAAGCCAAAGATAGGAATCGAACCTACGACCGGCTGATTACAAATCAGCTGCTCTACCAGCTGAGCTACTTTGGCACTCTTTTGTTTCAGTTCACTTGAGGAACTAAAGCGTGGCAAATTTAACAAGATTTATGTGGTTTTGTCAACAAGAATTGCGTTTTTTTTTGAAAAAAAATGAAATTTCTCAAAATACACGTAAACAAACTAGAGCAAAGAGTGTTAGTTGACTGTTGATAGATTTTTAAGTGAAAAAATGAGCACTAATTTTTGAGAATTTTTCTATATTTGTCTCGTAAATTGCACTAACACAAGGAGATGCTCGCTCGTAGGCGGGCATGACAGAACCCAAAAAGCACCCCTAGTAACTAGTAACTCAGAACTCGAAACTCATTTTACTACTTTATACACTCGAACTTATACCCACATTCTATATATATTACACATGGAAAACAATTTTTCTTTTAAGACCCGCATTCAAGTCCGTTACGCCGAAACTGACGCCATGGGCGTCGTGCACCACGCCACCTACCCCATCTGGTTTGAACAGGCCCGTGTTGACTTTTTCCGCGCCGTTGGAGCCCCCTACGACGAAGTCGAACGCGAAGGATTCGCAAGCCCGGTCCTCGAATTGAACGTGCAGTACAAGCGCCCGTGCCGCTTTGGTGATTTTGTCGATGTAGAAACCAAGCTTGTGCACGAAGGACGTTGCAAATACAAGTTCCTCTATCAGGTGACTTTGAACGGCGAACTTTGCACGACCGGTTATTCCGTACATGTATTCACGAAGGGCGGAGTCCCGACACGCGACAGGCCCGAATGCATCAAGAAAGTCGAAGACAAAATCTTTAGCGACTAATTTTTATATAGTACAATCATGGACGCCCCTTTAGCAGAACGCCTACGCCCGCAAAACCTCGACGAGTTTCTTGGACAAAACAAGATTCTCGGACAGCAGAGTTTGCTTCGCAAGAGTCTCGAAAACGACTCGATTCCCAGCATGATTTTCTGGGGTCCTCCGGGTTGCGGAAAGACTAGCCTCGCCCACGTCATCAAGCAGCACACCAAGAAACGCTTTGTTGCGCTCTCGGCAGTCGCTAGCGGCGTGAAAGAGGTCAAGGAAGTTCTCGCGGACGCACGCCAGATGAAGCACGCGTTCATGGATACGATTCTCTTCATCGACGAAATCCACCGCTTTAACAAAGGCCAGCAAGACGCATTGCTTGGTGCGGTGGAAGATGGCACGGTGACGCTCATCGGAGCAACCACGGAGAATCCTGGCTTTGAAGTGAACGGGGCTTTGCTCAGCCGCTGCCAGCTGATTTTGTTCGCACCGCTCAGCAAAGAGGACTTGCGGACACTCATTTTCAGTGCCTTGCGAGACCACCCACGCGGTTTACAGCTCAAGGACGTCGAAGTCGAAGACGCTGTTGTCGATAAACTCATTGCGCAATCCGAAGGCGACGCGCGATTCTTGCTGAACCAGCTCGAATGGATTGGCAAGAACCTCGGCGACAACAAAGTCATTGACGAAAAACTGCTCGAAGAATTCCAGTACAAGAAGCCCCTGCGTTACGACAAAAGCGGCGAAGAGCATTACAACCTGATTTCGGCGTTGCACAAATCCGTGCGCGGTTCCGACCCAGACGCGGCACTTTACTGGATGCACCGCATGCTGCAAGGCGGCGAAGACCCGCGATTCATTTTGCGTCGCCTCATGCGCATGAGCATGGAAGACATCGGGCTTGCAGACCCGAATGCGCTACTGCTTGCAACAAGCGCCCGCGAAGCGTACGACTTCATGGGAATCCCGGAAGGCTTGATCGCACTTGACGAGCTCGCCGTTTATTTGGCACTCGCGCCCAAGAGCAACAGTCTCGAACTCGCCGGTATGAAAGCAGACGCCATCGTAAAGCAGACGGGAACGCTCCCCGTGCCGCGCGCCTATCGCAATTCCGTGACTCGCGTCGGCAAGCAGCTCGGCTACGGAAACGGCTACGAGTACGATCACGACAGCCCGGGTGGCTACTCTGCGCAGGAGCATTTGCCCACGCAACTTGTCGGCACGACGATTTACGAGCCCAAGCCCTACGGACGCGAAAAGGCACTCGGCGAACGCCTCGCGCAGTTGAAGCAGATTAAAAAGGAACGGCAAGAAAAAGAAGTAGGCGGTAGACAGTAGGCGGTCGGAAGGAAGGAAGAAGGAAACGTCATCCTGAACGAATGTGAAGGATCCAGTCATTTTTGTTTATGCGTTACAAGACTTCACTGGATCCCCTCCCTGACGGTCGAGGATGACAGTGTAAGGGATTTCAGGCAATAACGGTCGCGAGAGTCGCAGACAATACACAAAGAACTTGGAGGGAAGAAAATGGACTTTACAGCAATCAAGAAATACCCGAGTCAAATTTCGACGGCATTCAAGCGGTTTCCGCTCGCATCAGCATTTGCCATTTTTGCATCAGTCGCATTCATCTACGTTTATGAAAACTTCAATTATCCATATTTTAGCAAATTAACTTATTGGCTGTCCATCTATCCGATGGCGGCCACAATGATAGCCCTCACGATTTCGCTGGTCCAGGAATCCCGGAAAAAATTCAGCACCATCCCCCATGTCGTCGCCGGGGCCGTATGGCTAGCCATCTCCATCGCACTAGCCTTTCACCGCGTTCAATCCGACACCTATGCCGAAAACGCTTATGTCTGGATAACATTAAAATTTATCTATACAACCGTTTTCTTGAGCATTTTCATCGCCCCATTTTTCAAGCAAAAAGACGAAAACGGATTCTGGGCATTCTTGATGAAGAATATAAAAGCCGCTGTCATCGCCATCGTTATTTCAGCATTCCTGCTCGCCGCAATTGACGGACTCCTATTCGGATTTTTAAACCTGTTCGACATCAAGGTCTCTGGAAGCCCTTTTGCCTACTCGGCGATCATCTGTTCATGCACCATATTCCCCATCTTGTTTTTCTCAGGCATTCCCTCCATCGATGAATGCCTGCAAGAAACACCTGCTTTGAACAAATTCCAAGCCAGTGCGAACAAGTTCCTGTTCTTGCCGGTGATTTCGCTCTATATCATTCTCCTTTACGCCTACATCGCAAAAATCATCATCCAGTGGGAAATGCCCAAAGGAATGGTTTCCTACCTCGTTTCGGCATCCATGTTGCTCATGCTTCTGCGTGTCACGCTGACGCTCCCCGAACGCATCAACCCCAAGCCATCTTTCGAAAAGACGCTCCTGAAAATTCTCCCCGCCGCCTGCATCCCTCTTGTCATCCTGATGTCCGTCGGCATCATGCGCAGAATCTCCGATTACGGGATTTCAGAAAACCGCTATTACGTCGTCGCCATCAACATCTTCTTCTATGCCATAATTGCAATCCTCCTTACACCCAAAATCATTTGCAAATCCAAGTACATTGCCATCGTTTTTTGCAGCATGTTCTTTATCGCCACAAACGGTCCCCTGAGCGCCCTCAATGTCACGCACCGCATCTGGATGGAAAGCATCAAGACTGAACTTGCCGAAGAAGGCTACAACAAATTCCCGTTAAGCATGGAAGACGCTCAAAATTTCGTTGACCGATTAAAGGTCAAGAACACCCCCCATACAGAAACAGTCCTCTCACGATTAAAAAAACTCAATATAAGAGGTGACGAAGATCTCGCCCAATATATTACCATCAAAAACCGCTATAACATCAACTATGATTCTAACAATAACAGCAATCGCGTTTCCATCATCAAAACATATATTCCCGCAAAAGACAAATATTTCGCCATTCCTCAAAACGTATCCCAAGTCTCTTACCTTTACAAGATCTTCCATCAAGAAGATTACGAATTCAGCAATGACACGCTATTTTTCCAGCTCAAACCACAAAAGCTCGACAAAACTTTCAAGTTTTTTATAACAATAACAGATTTGAAACAAAAAAATGTTCGACTCCTTGAAACCGAAGGAGCAAAAATTGTAGTCGAAAGCTTTGACATCAATATCATAAGCGGCAACAATAAAGAGAGCTATTTCACCATCCACGGCTTCCTTTTCCTGGAGTAAATCATGGACTTTACAGCAATCAAGAAATATCCGAGTCAAATCTCGACGGCATTCAAGCGGTTTCCGCTCGCATCGGCATTTGCCATTTTTGCATCAGTCGCATTCATATATGACATAAAATGTTCTAATTCACCCTTTACCAATCGCCTTGAACATTGGCTGCTCATTTACCCCATCGCGGCAATGCTCATTTCGCTCGCGGTATCGCTCGTCCAAGAATCCCGACAAAGCTTTAGCAAAATTCCACAAATCGTGGCAAGTGCCATATGGATTGCCATCTCTGTTGCATTAACGCTTTACTTTCCCAAAGACTCCAACGACCACAATCAAATCTATGTTGGAACGACCTACTTTCTCATATACACCACAACTTTTTTAAGTATTTTCATCGCCCCATTTTTCAAACAAAAAAATGAAAACGGCTTTTGGGTATTTCTAACAAAGAGCATAAAAGTTTTCGTCATCTCCATCGTCATCACTTACGTATTAGACACAGCAGTCAACCTGCTCCTATTAGGATTTTTTCATCTTTTCGACATCAGGATGCCCGAAAAAACATTCTTATACATAACCGTTTTTTGCACTTGCACCGTCTGCCCCATCCTGATTTTTTCTGGCCTTCCCTCCATCGACGACTGCCTGCAAGAAACCCCTGCCTTGAATAAATTCGAAACCAGCACGAACAAGTTCCTATTCTTGCCGGTGCTTTCGCTCTACATCATCCTTCTTTACGCCTACATTGCAAAAATCATCATCCAATGGGAAATGCCCAAAGGAATGGTTTCCTACCTCGTTTCCGCATCCATGTTATTCATGGTTCTGCAGGTTACGCTGATGCACCCCAAACGCATCAACCCCAAACAATCTTTCGAAAAGAAACTCCTGAAAATTCTCCCCGCCGCCTGCATTCCCCTCGTGATTTTGATGTCCGTTGGTATCTTCCGCCGAATCGCTGACTACGGGATTTCAGAAAGCCGCTATTACGTCGTCGCCATCAACATTTTCTTCTATGCCATAATTGCAATCCTCCTTACACCCAAAATCATTTGCAAATCCAAGTACATCGCAATCATCTTTTGCAGTATTTTCCTCATCCTCACGAACGGTCCCCTGAGCGCCCTCAATGTCACGCACCGCATCTGGATGGAAAGCATCAAGACTGAACTTGCCGAAGAAGGCTACAACAAATTCCCACTAAGCGAAGAAGACTCCCAAAAATTCATCGACCAATTGAAAGCCAAGAAGAGCCCGCAAACAGAAACAGTCATCTCGCGAATAAAATCTCGCAATATAAAATTTGACAAAGAACTAGCCCAATACATCACAACAAACAATATCAATTTTCACACTAATAATTACGATAAAATCGAACCCATTTCCATCCTCATTGCATTCATCCACGCACCCAAAGACAACTATCTCGACATTCCTCAAAACGTATCCAAAGTCTCTTACTTTTACAAGACCTTCCGTCAAGAAGATTACGAATTCCGCAATGACACGCTCTTTTTCCAGCTCAGCCCCAAAAAGCTCGATAAGACATTCAAGTTCTTTATAACAAAAGAAGCTCTGGAACAAAAAAACGTGCGCATCCTTGAAACCGAAGGAGCCAAAATCGGTGTCGAAAAATTGGACATCAATATCATAAAGGATGACAAAAAAGAGAGCTATTTCAACATCCGCGGATTCCTCTTCTTGGAGTAAAACATGGACTTTACAAAAATCAAAAAATACCCGAGTCAAATCACGAGCGCATTCAAGCGATTCCCGCTCGCATCGACATTTGCCATCTTTACATTCTACGCATTCGTCATGATTTACGACTTGGGGCCAGCCATTTCCGATGAAGCCGGCAAGCCATTTTTATGGTTAAGCATTTACCCAGTCGCGGCAATGCTCATTGCAGTCGCCACATCGCTATTCCAAGAATCACAAAAAAGCACAAGCCATCATTCCCAAATCATCACTAGCAGTGCATGGATAATCATCTCAGCCGCATTAGTTTCTTTTCTCTTTACTAAAAACGAAGACAATCTTTTTTACTTCACAAGCACCATCATACTTGTTTATATAGTAGCCCTTTTCAGCATTTTCTTCGCCCCGTTCTGGAAACAAAAAGACGAGAACGCATTTTGGAATTTTTTGCAAAAGAACATCAAGGCCTTAATAACCGCAGTCATCATCTCCGCAATTTTACTCGGCGCCATCGAAGGCCTAGTATTTGGTTTTGCCGGGCTTTTCGACACGGATTTCAGCGAGAACGTTTACATTTACATCTTCCTTTTTTGTTCTTGCACAGTGCTCCCCATATTGTATTTTACAGGGATCCCTTCCATTGACGAATGCATTGAAGAAGCACCATCTTTGAACAAATTCACAACAAGCACGATTCGTTTCCTCTTTATCCCGGTACTTGCAATCGGCATTGCGCTCTTTTATGCCTATATCATCAAGTTCATTGTGCAATGGGACATGCCCGAAGGCGTAGTATCCGCATTTGTTTCTGGATTCATGGTTTACATGCTCGCGCTTGCCACCGTGATGTACCCTGCGCACCTAACATCAAGCGAAACTCTCGAAAAACGGCTTTTAAAAATATTCCCTGCCGCCTGTATTCCCCTTGTCGTTCTAATGACCATCGACATCATCACCATGTTGCTCGATAGTGACATCGACGAAGAGTTCTTCTACATCATCGCCATTAACATTTACTTTTACGCCGTTATCGCCATATGGCTCATCGACAAAATCAAGCGCAAATTCCGATACATAGCCTTGACTTTCTGCGTACTGTTCTTTATCTGCACAGACACACCCTTAAACGCCCCAATAATCACCCGCCACATATGGGCCCAAAGCATTGAAAACGCACTTATCGAGCAAGGCTACAGCAACTTCCCGCTAAGTGAAGAAGACGAGAACAAGTTTATTGCAGCCCTTAAAAAAAGGAATGATAAAAATGCCAAAAAGGTCTTGTTGCGAATCCAGAAACTCGACGACGAATATTTAACCCGATATTTTTCCGAAAAGATTTCCTTAATCGACGAACCTGAATCCTGCTGTACCGCCCCCGACACGACCGAAAAATTCGAAACCTTCGAAGCGGACATAAACAACACCAACCAGAATGCGCTTAAAATTCCCCAAGGCGCAAAACAAGCCTTTTTCATAGATCTTAATTTCGATAACGACGATTTCGAATACCGTGGCGACACGCTCTCGTTCTTGATCAACATTACCGATGACCAGGACACCTCAAAACATTCCACTTACAATTTCCGCATCACCAAGCAAGAACTCAAGATAGATTCCTTAAACACCATCGAAACGGATA
It encodes the following:
- a CDS encoding DUF4153 domain-containing protein gives rise to the protein MDFTAIKKYPSQISTAFKRFPLASAFAIFASVAFIYDIKCSNSPFTNRLEHWLLIYPIAAMLISLAVSLVQESRQSFSKIPQIVASAIWIAISVALTLYFPKDSNDHNQIYVGTTYFLIYTTTFLSIFIAPFFKQKNENGFWVFLTKSIKVFVISIVITYVLDTAVNLLLLGFFHLFDIRMPEKTFLYITVFCTCTVCPILIFSGLPSIDDCLQETPALNKFETSTNKFLFLPVLSLYIILLYAYIAKIIIQWEMPKGMVSYLVSASMLFMVLQVTLMHPKRINPKQSFEKKLLKILPAACIPLVILMSVGIFRRIADYGISESRYYVVAINIFFYAIIAILLTPKIICKSKYIAIIFCSIFLILTNGPLSALNVTHRIWMESIKTELAEEGYNKFPLSEEDSQKFIDQLKAKKSPQTETVISRIKSRNIKFDKELAQYITTNNINFHTNNYDKIEPISILIAFIHAPKDNYLDIPQNVSKVSYFYKTFRQEDYEFRNDTLFFQLSPKKLDKTFKFFITKEALEQKNVRILETEGAKIGVEKLDINIIKDDKKESYFNIRGFLFLE
- a CDS encoding thioesterase family protein — protein: MENNFSFKTRIQVRYAETDAMGVVHHATYPIWFEQARVDFFRAVGAPYDEVEREGFASPVLELNVQYKRPCRFGDFVDVETKLVHEGRCKYKFLYQVTLNGELCTTGYSVHVFTKGGVPTRDRPECIKKVEDKIFSD
- a CDS encoding DUF4153 domain-containing protein; this translates as MDFTKIKKYPSQITSAFKRFPLASTFAIFTFYAFVMIYDLGPAISDEAGKPFLWLSIYPVAAMLIAVATSLFQESQKSTSHHSQIITSSAWIIISAALVSFLFTKNEDNLFYFTSTIILVYIVALFSIFFAPFWKQKDENAFWNFLQKNIKALITAVIISAILLGAIEGLVFGFAGLFDTDFSENVYIYIFLFCSCTVLPILYFTGIPSIDECIEEAPSLNKFTTSTIRFLFIPVLAIGIALFYAYIIKFIVQWDMPEGVVSAFVSGFMVYMLALATVMYPAHLTSSETLEKRLLKIFPAACIPLVVLMTIDIITMLLDSDIDEEFFYIIAINIYFYAVIAIWLIDKIKRKFRYIALTFCVLFFICTDTPLNAPIITRHIWAQSIENALIEQGYSNFPLSEEDENKFIAALKKRNDKNAKKVLLRIQKLDDEYLTRYFSEKISLIDEPESCCTAPDTTEKFETFEADINNTNQNALKIPQGAKQAFFIDLNFDNDDFEYRGDTLSFLINITDDQDTSKHSTYNFRITKQELKIDSLNTIETDSAIIGIRELHTEQRSETSHSLRIDGLLFIK
- a CDS encoding GTP-binding protein translates to MAKEHFDRSKPHCNIGTIGHVDHGKTTLTAAICTTLAAKGLAAAKRFDEIDNAPEEKARGITINTSHVEYTTANRHYAHVDCPGHADYVKNMVTGAAQMDG
- a CDS encoding replication-associated recombination protein A translates to MDAPLAERLRPQNLDEFLGQNKILGQQSLLRKSLENDSIPSMIFWGPPGCGKTSLAHVIKQHTKKRFVALSAVASGVKEVKEVLADARQMKHAFMDTILFIDEIHRFNKGQQDALLGAVEDGTVTLIGATTENPGFEVNGALLSRCQLILFAPLSKEDLRTLIFSALRDHPRGLQLKDVEVEDAVVDKLIAQSEGDARFLLNQLEWIGKNLGDNKVIDEKLLEEFQYKKPLRYDKSGEEHYNLISALHKSVRGSDPDAALYWMHRMLQGGEDPRFILRRLMRMSMEDIGLADPNALLLATSAREAYDFMGIPEGLIALDELAVYLALAPKSNSLELAGMKADAIVKQTGTLPVPRAYRNSVTRVGKQLGYGNGYEYDHDSPGGYSAQEHLPTQLVGTTIYEPKPYGREKALGERLAQLKQIKKERQEKEVGGRQ
- a CDS encoding DUF4153 domain-containing protein; the protein is MDFTAIKKYPSQISTAFKRFPLASAFAIFASVAFIYVYENFNYPYFSKLTYWLSIYPMAATMIALTISLVQESRKKFSTIPHVVAGAVWLAISIALAFHRVQSDTYAENAYVWITLKFIYTTVFLSIFIAPFFKQKDENGFWAFLMKNIKAAVIAIVISAFLLAAIDGLLFGFLNLFDIKVSGSPFAYSAIICSCTIFPILFFSGIPSIDECLQETPALNKFQASANKFLFLPVISLYIILLYAYIAKIIIQWEMPKGMVSYLVSASMLLMLLRVTLTLPERINPKPSFEKTLLKILPAACIPLVILMSVGIMRRISDYGISENRYYVVAINIFFYAIIAILLTPKIICKSKYIAIVFCSMFFIATNGPLSALNVTHRIWMESIKTELAEEGYNKFPLSMEDAQNFVDRLKVKNTPHTETVLSRLKKLNIRGDEDLAQYITIKNRYNINYDSNNNSNRVSIIKTYIPAKDKYFAIPQNVSQVSYLYKIFHQEDYEFSNDTLFFQLKPQKLDKTFKFFITITDLKQKNVRLLETEGAKIVVESFDINIISGNNKESYFTIHGFLFLE